In a single window of the Kwoniella shandongensis chromosome 5, complete sequence genome:
- a CDS encoding ATP synthase F1, delta subunit: protein MASVMRSVLSRGYATASTVKAPIQLNSLTGTYATSTYLAALKKSPKDLESLAKDVEAFDKKIKEDAKVAAFIQNPTLSASERSSALSSVLPSGSSPILLNLLTVLSENGRLSSAPKVFADFNSLISAYRGELEVIVTSAEPLDNKALNRLDKALKDTEVAKGKTLKVVNKVNPSVIGGLLVDFGDRTIDLSASSKVSRFNAALSQGI, encoded by the exons ATGGCTTCCGTCATGAGGTCCGTCCTTTCAAGGGGTTACGCTACCGCCTCTACTGTCAAG GCCCCTATCCAGCTCAACTCTCTCACTGGTACTTACGCTACCTCCACCTACTTGGCCGCCTTGAAGAAGTCCCCCAAAGACCTCGAGTCCCTCGCCAAGGATGTTGAGGCTTTtgacaagaagatcaaggaggacgCCAAGGTCGCTGCTTTTATCC AAAACCCCACCCTTTCCGCTTCTGAGCGATCTTCAGCCCTCTCTTCCGTCCTTCCTTCCGGCTCTTCCCctatcctcctcaacctcctcaccGTCCTCTCAGAGAACGGTCGACTCTCCTCCGCCCCCAAGGTTTTCGCCGACTTCAACTCTCTCATTTCAGCTTACCGAGGCGAGCTCGAGGTCATCGTCACTTCTGCCGAGCCTTTGGACAACAAGGCTTTGAACAGGTTGGACAAGGCGCTCAAGGATACCGAGGTTGCAAAGGGCAAGACATTGAAGGTGGTCAACAAG GTTAACCCTTCCGTCATTGGTGGTCTCTTGGTCGACTTCGGAGACAGGACTA TCGacctttccgcttcttcaaaGGTCAGCCGATTCAACGCCGCCCTTTCTC AGGGTATCTAA
- a CDS encoding transcriptional activator HAP2 encodes MSTTLPLFSLLPNSGSPYPPSPTFSDPSFPTSYDGGFASSIDLSKSPSNPLHNYSFPTPPATSSTGTSTYNNRHLTSYPNLIPPNFSHSSFPTTPDQDDPTSSYLDLDLSQPGPSTYHASARMYDQISHHTASGSGSAFDEVSLHGGVSGQGNEFVQQSDDEDDDDVERSRDGGDELVKMEGEDGSAIGGDGDGDVDNEEPLYVNAKQYHRILKRRTARARLEELNRLVRSRKPYLHESRHRHACSRPRGKGGRFLTADEIEALKKEEAEKAEMGGGVVEPVSA; translated from the exons ATGAGCACCACTCTCCCACTGTTCTCACTGTTGCCCAACAGTGGTTCACCATACCCACCCAGTCCGACGTTCTCAGATCcttccttcccaacctcgTACGATGGCGGTTTCGCCTCTTCGATCGATCTTAGCAAATCACCATCTAACC CCCTGCATAACTACTCCTTCCCCACACCTCCAGCTACCTCTTCGACTGGCACATCGACCTACAACAACCGACATTTGACATCATATCCTAATCTGATCCCTCCTAACTTttcacattcctctttccccaCAACGCCAGATCAAGACGACCCCACATCATCATACCTCGATCTGGACCTGTCACAACCCGGTCCATCAACCTATCATGCCAGTGCCAGAATGTACGATCAAATATCGCATCATACCGCTTCCGGTTCAGGATCAGCATTCGACGAGGTCAGTCTGCATGGGGGTGTTAGTGGACAAGGGAACGAATTCGTTCAACAGtcagacgatgaagacgacgatgatgtagaGAGATCGAGGGATGGTGGTGACGAACTAGTcaagatggaaggagaggacggaTCGGCTATAGGcggagatggggatggagatgtggataACGAGGAACCGCTGTATGTCAACGCGAAGCAATATCATCGGATATTGAAACGGCGAACagcaagagcgagattggaagaaCTGAACAGATTGGTCAGatcaagaaag CCGTATCTACACGAATCACGACATCGTCATGCGTGTTCGAGACCGAGAGGAAAGGGCGGTCGATTCTTGACAGCAGACGAGATTGAAGCTCtcaagaaagaagaagcggagaaagctgagatgggaggaggtgtCGTTGAGCCAGTATCCGCTTGA